A window of Pullulanibacillus sp. KACC 23026 genomic DNA:
GCTTAGGGTCTGGCGGGGTTTTATTAAATCACTACAGTCCTTATAAAGTGGCTGAAAATTTTCATATTCTTGAAGCCTTATTTCCTGGCCGCATCGATCTTGGAATTGGCAGAGCGCCTGGAGGGGATCCAAGTATTCTTCAAGCGATGGGGCACAGGGGACAAGAGTCCCCAGAAGCCTTTCGTCAAAAAGTTCAGGATCTCCTTCGTTATTTAACGCAATCAGGTGATACGACTGGCCCGATAAAAGGGGTACAGGCGACATCGTTTGTTAACTCCCTCCCTCCTGCCTTTCTGCTTGGTTCTTCTGGGACGAGTGCTAGGCTTGCGGCAGAGCTAGGCACCGCTTTTTGCTTTGCCCATTTCCTTAACCCTATTGATGGTCCTGAAGTCCTCAAGCATTACCGAGAAACTTATCACTCGTCTGAACTCAATCAGGCACCAGAAGCTTTTGTGTGTGTCTATGTCGTGTGCGCTGAAACGGATGAAGCGGCTTTTGAGGAAGCGGTGAGTTTGGAACACTGGCTCATTCAATCAGCTAATGGCTTAAAGACAGAAATTCCTTCACCTGAGGATGTAAGTCAAGTTCGGCTTTCAGAAGGGGATGTAGAAGCTATGCGTTTGAATCGCCAGAAGATGATTGTCGGCTCTCCAAGTACTGTCAAAGCAGGTCTTGAGTATATGGCTCGGGCCTATCAAACCGATGAAGTCATGCTGCTCACCAATTTACATAGTCAAGAAGCCAGATTAAAGTCTTATCAGTTAATAGCAGAAGTTTTTTCACTGCCTCGGCTATCGACCGCCGCGCAGGCTCATTAAGTTCCCCGCTTTTTGGGGATTTTTTTGTCCAGTTCAAGAAACTCCAATTCGCTGACTTGGGAACGATTTTAGTGAATGCAATGTCCTTCTCTCGTCCCGCAGGCGGACATGAAAAGGCCAGTTAGGTTCGCTGAGGCAGGGGTTTCTTAATTTTTTTCTTTTTCGAAAGAGTGGGGATGGGGTGTTCCTCCTTGGTTTCTATATTTATTTCCCCGATGTTATTAAGGTTTTGAGTAATGGCTTGTTTAAAAGTTTTTAATACTTTATGCTGTTCAAGTAAGATTTTGAGCTTGTCGCGTGCTTCTTGATCCGCCTGTTCCTTCTTTTTTAGATAGGGAAGGACTAACTTAGAATCAGCTTCGAGATCACTCTCTACTTGTTTGGCGATATAATAACGCAACAAGTATTTCTCTCTCAGTTTCTGCTGTTTAATCATCTCTTTTTCAAGTTGTTTCATCTCTTCCTCGATCTCTAATCTCCAAGATTTAAGCTCTTCAAGACGGAAATCCTCCCAGTTTATATTCACAGAAACGCTCTCCTTTTTAACAATTTATTTGAGTGAATGGCTTGACGTGGTATATATGTTAACTTAAAATCATTTTAGGTTAACATATAAAGAGGAGGACACTCATTTGAAAACCATTGATATGATCTACATGGCCTTGTTTGCTGCGATCACAGCGGTATTGGGATTGTTTCCGGCTATTCCGGTTCCCATGATTTCAGTTCCCATAACTTTGCAAACCTTTGGGGTGATGCTTGGGGGAACGGTCTTAGGAGCAAGACGCGGATTTATAAGTTTACTTATTTTTGATCTTCTTGTTTTAGCAGGCTTACCTATACTATCAGGAGGCCAAGGCGGACTCGCGGCTTTGATAGGTCCATCCGGCGGTTATGTGATGGCGTGGCCAATTGCTGCACTTGTGATTGGATTATTAGTCGACCGTTTCAAGGTCAATGTAGGTCTTGCTCTTATTTACAACATAATTGGCGGGATCCTTGTCGTGTACGCGGGCGGAATCCTTTATTATGCCTTAATTACCGGAACTCCCATTTGGGCAGTTATTGTTGGGAATCTTGCCTTTATCCCAGGGGATTTGATAAAAGCGATTGTGACAGCCTTTCTAGCTGTCCGTCTTCGATCTGCTTTACCGCAGTTGCGGACCAATCGCTCGAAAGCGGCTTGACCATTAACTCTATGAAAAATCTTTTAGGGCTCCTTTTACTAGGGGCTCTCTCTATTAATTTTTATGTTCAATCCTAAGAGATTAGACCTCAAATGAGATATAATTTTTAAAATGATGCTAGACTAGTCATAATAGATTTTTATGACGCTTTTAATGAGAGAAGGACACCTATGAAAACAATGACTGAGACCATTCTTATACACGGTATGAGACAACCCAATGCTGCTGCTATAATAAATGATGAAAAAATTATGACTTATGGTGAATTCAGAAGCAGGTTATTCAAGACCATTCAACAGTTATCGAAACTAAAAGAAGGGTCAGTGAATCCCTCCTCATTCCGAGTAGGGGTTTATCTTGAGAATAGTGAGGCCTTTCTGCTGCTCTTTTTGGCAACGGCCCACATTGGCGGACTTGCGATTCCCTATGATCTGAAGTGGACGCCTGATCAATTGGAGAACACGATACTGGCGACACGTCCTGATGTTATTTTTACAACGCTCCCTTTAAAAAATCGAATCCGTGCTTCAGTAGACGTATATGCAGTAGAGGAGTGGCTGTCAATAGTCTCACCGACTGAGGCGTTAACGGAGACGGCTTTTCTACATAGCAATCCTTATACAGATTTTTATTTGGGCTTTACATCTGGGACAACCGGTTTGCCAAAAGGATTTAAACGCCATCAGGTATCATGGACCAAAAGCTTCGATATAAGCAGCCCACTTTTTAATATTCGTGCTCAGGATGTCATCGCGGCACCAGGACCATTTGTTCACTCTCTTTCCTTATATGCCGCCTGCCATGCGCTTTACGTCGGTGCAGCGTTTGTCCTCTTTAATCACTTTGATCCAAAGCAAGTACTGGAAACATTCAATCAGTATGGTGCGACGGTCACTTATCTCGTCCCCACCATGCTAGAAGCTTTGCTCATGCAAGAGGTTCCATTAACTAAGCCCATGAAATGGCTGTCATCAGGTGATAAGCTGCAGCCTTATACCATAAAAAAAATCCGGGAAAAATGGCCATGCTCTAGTATCTATGAATTTTATGGAACCTCGGAAACGAGCTTTATCAGCTGGCTGGATCATGGTGGCCAGGAGGCGGATAAGCAATTAAGTGTTGGTAGACCTTTTCCAACGGTTGAATTAAAGCTTGAAAACAAAAAAGACGGCACAGGTGAGTTATGGGTGAAAAGCCCTATGTTATTTAGCGGGTATGATCAAAATCCAACTGCCACGGCTGCTGTATTAAGGAATGGGTGGTACTGTACAGGTGATTTGGCAAGAATCGATCAAGAAGGGGCACTGTATTTACTTGGTCGTGAGAAAAATCGCTTAATTTCAGGTGGGCTGAATATCTACCCTGAAGAGATTGAACGGGTGATTAAAGATCAGTTTGGCTTGACGGCTTTTGTTATTGTTGGAATTCCAGATGATTATTGGGGGGAGAAAGTGACCCTTGTCCTTGATGAACAGGAAGAACTTTGCGAAGGGGAGGAAAGATTCCTCCAAAAATTAAGTGAGAAGCTTCCGCGCTATCAGCTACCGAAGCAAATCCTTCGCCTCACCAGCCTGCCGATGACGACTAGTGGAAAAGTTGCAAGAGAACGAGTGCTTCAACTAGCTATGCGGCAATTGGAGGGACAGCCTTGAACAGAAAAGCGGTGATCGTCTCTGCTAAACGAACTCCGATTGGAAAAATAGGCGGCGTGCTTCGTTCGGTCCCCCCCGAGGAACTCACTGCCGCTCTCATCCGTGATTTATTAGCTCAAACAAAGGTGGCTGCTAGTGAAATTGATGATATCTTTCTTGGCAATACAGTGGGACCTGGTGGGAATTTGGCTCGTTTATCTGGATTAACAGCCGGGCTATCTGTTTCGGTTCCGGGCGTAACAGTGGATCGCCAATGCGGCTCAGGCCTTGAAGCCATTATTCTTGCAGCGCGGCAAATTCAAGCGGGAGCAGGAGATGTTTATCTAGCAGGCGGTGCTGAGAGCACAAGCCTAGCCCCATGGAAGTTTGCCAAACCTGCTAGTCTTTATGAACTGCCTAAACCTTATGGACGGGCACGTTTTTCACCGGATTTCATTGGGGACCCAGAGATGGGAGAGGCGGCTGAAAATGTCGCTTCGGTCTATGGGGTTACTCGTGAGGAACAGGATGCTTATGCCCTTAGAAGTCATCAAAAAGCCATAGTTGCAATAGATGAAGGCCGTTTTAACAACGAAATCACACCCATTCAAGTTGAAACAGAGAACGGGGTAAAATGGGTCAAGCAGGATGAATGCCCGCGCCGTTCAACATCTCTTGAGAAATTATCAAGGCTTAAGCCTGTTTTTAGAAAAGACGGGTCCGTAACAGCGGGGAATGCATGTCCCATAAATGACGGAGCTGCTCTTGCCCTTATCATGTCAGAAGAAAAAGCAATAGCCTATGGGTTAACACCCATTCTTGAATTTATGGATGCCGCTGTATGCGGTGTGGATCCTAATCTTCTTGGTATTGGCCCCATCCCAGCGGTCGAGCAGGTTCTCAAACGACAATCACTTACAATCAATGATCTAGCTTATATAGAATTCAATGAGGCCTTTGCCTCACAAGTGATTGCTTCTTTAAAGGAGTTGACCATTCCGTATGAGAAGGTCAATGCAGGAGGAGGAGCA
This region includes:
- a CDS encoding AMP-binding protein; translated protein: MKTMTETILIHGMRQPNAAAIINDEKIMTYGEFRSRLFKTIQQLSKLKEGSVNPSSFRVGVYLENSEAFLLLFLATAHIGGLAIPYDLKWTPDQLENTILATRPDVIFTTLPLKNRIRASVDVYAVEEWLSIVSPTEALTETAFLHSNPYTDFYLGFTSGTTGLPKGFKRHQVSWTKSFDISSPLFNIRAQDVIAAPGPFVHSLSLYAACHALYVGAAFVLFNHFDPKQVLETFNQYGATVTYLVPTMLEALLMQEVPLTKPMKWLSSGDKLQPYTIKKIREKWPCSSIYEFYGTSETSFISWLDHGGQEADKQLSVGRPFPTVELKLENKKDGTGELWVKSPMLFSGYDQNPTATAAVLRNGWYCTGDLARIDQEGALYLLGREKNRLISGGLNIYPEEIERVIKDQFGLTAFVIVGIPDDYWGEKVTLVLDEQEELCEGEERFLQKLSEKLPRYQLPKQILRLTSLPMTTSGKVARERVLQLAMRQLEGQP
- a CDS encoding biotin transporter BioY, whose product is MKTIDMIYMALFAAITAVLGLFPAIPVPMISVPITLQTFGVMLGGTVLGARRGFISLLIFDLLVLAGLPILSGGQGGLAALIGPSGGYVMAWPIAALVIGLLVDRFKVNVGLALIYNIIGGILVVYAGGILYYALITGTPIWAVIVGNLAFIPGDLIKAIVTAFLAVRLRSALPQLRTNRSKAA
- a CDS encoding LLM class flavin-dependent oxidoreductase, with the protein product MLKLSILDQSPISSGQTAVEALQASRDLAKLADELGYYRYWVSEHHNHPGIAGVSPEILLSHLASHTSRLRLGSGGVLLNHYSPYKVAENFHILEALFPGRIDLGIGRAPGGDPSILQAMGHRGQESPEAFRQKVQDLLRYLTQSGDTTGPIKGVQATSFVNSLPPAFLLGSSGTSARLAAELGTAFCFAHFLNPIDGPEVLKHYRETYHSSELNQAPEAFVCVYVVCAETDEAAFEEAVSLEHWLIQSANGLKTEIPSPEDVSQVRLSEGDVEAMRLNRQKMIVGSPSTVKAGLEYMARAYQTDEVMLLTNLHSQEARLKSYQLIAEVFSLPRLSTAAQAH
- a CDS encoding thiolase family protein, coding for MNRKAVIVSAKRTPIGKIGGVLRSVPPEELTAALIRDLLAQTKVAASEIDDIFLGNTVGPGGNLARLSGLTAGLSVSVPGVTVDRQCGSGLEAIILAARQIQAGAGDVYLAGGAESTSLAPWKFAKPASLYELPKPYGRARFSPDFIGDPEMGEAAENVASVYGVTREEQDAYALRSHQKAIVAIDEGRFNNEITPIQVETENGVKWVKQDECPRRSTSLEKLSRLKPVFRKDGSVTAGNACPINDGAALALIMSEEKAIAYGLTPILEFMDAAVCGVDPNLLGIGPIPAVEQVLKRQSLTINDLAYIEFNEAFASQVIASLKELTIPYEKVNAGGGALALGHPYGASGAVLVTRLCAEAWAFRGGLGLATLGIGGGLGLAALFRFCGE